From the bacterium genome, the window CGGACTGTCCCCTGCGCGACTGAATCGGGAGAACGTTCTAGACCAATTGCGCCGCCTGCCGCTGCTGGATAAGGAGGTGTTGCGCGCCGCTCCGGCACAGTTCATGGCGCGAAACGCACAGGTGTACAGGCCCAAGGCCATCACCACCTCCGGCACCACTGGTACGCCCTTGACCGTGTTCTGGGACCGCGGCTCCAATGTGATGGAGCTGTGCAGCATGCAGCGCTTTTGGCGCTGGGCCGGATTTCGCATCGGCCAATCGTTTCTGGATCTGCGCAGCCGGGTGTTCACCCATCAGGATCGGCACCTGAGCACTCAGGGCCGGGCGCAGTATATCCGCAACTGGAAGATCAATTCTCTTGAATTTAACGCGGATCTGATCGACAAGACGAGTTTGTCTGATTATTATCAGGTTCTGCTCCGCTATCAGCCGCGGCTGCTGCGCGGCCATCCGCAGGCCATGCAAAAGCTGGCGCTGCTGCTGCAGGAGTCCGGCATGACTGGATGGAAACCGCGTGTAATCACCCCCACCTCCGAGGCGCTGTACGATTTTCAAAAAGCCGAAATCGCGCGCGTCTGGCCGGCGCCGATTCTGGACCATTATGGATTGAAAGAGCACAACGCTTTTTTTGCCCAGTGCCCGGAAGGCGGTTATCATATCTTTCCAGAGTACGGCATCACCGAGATTGTCGACGACGACGGCGTGGCGGTGAAGCCCGGCGAAGAGGGGTGGATCGTGGCCACCGGTTTGCATAATTTCGCCCAACCGTTGCTGCGCTACAACACGCGCGACCGCGGCGTGGCGGCCGGCGATGAACGCTGTAGCTGCGGCCGTACCCTGCCGCTGATCCGATCGGTCATCGGCCGCATCGACGACTGCATTTATACAGAAAACGGGGCACGATACTCTGGAATGCACTTTGCCTTTTTCGGCCGCAAAGGCATTCAAAAAGCCCGACTGATTCAGGAGGATCTGCATACTGTTCAGGTGGAATTGGTCATCACACCCGAGTTCGATCAGCAGGAGGCTGAAGCGCTCAGGGAAGCCTTGTCGCGCAAAGTGAACCATCAATTGAACTTTACGTTCGTCTATCGAGACGATATCAACCAGGAAAAACCGGGCAAGTTCAAGTTTGTCGTATCCCGATGCCATCTGCAGAGCGCCGACAGACCATGACACGAAGAGAAAAAGGACGATGATGGAGACCGGCAGGAAAAAACTGATTGTGCTCGGCGCAGGTCAGGCGGGATTGGCTCTGGCCATGAAATGGCTGCAGCGTTCATCCCTGCAAGCGGATGTGGTGGTGCTGGAAAAAGCCGATCAGGTGGGCGGCTTGGCCGCCAGCTTTGAGCACGAGGGGCTGATCTTTGATTACGGCAGCCATCGTCTGCATCCGTCCACCTCTCCTGAGATTCTGACGGAACTGCAAAACCTGCTGGCCGGGGATCTGCTGGATCAGACGAGGTATGGCCGCATTCGCCTGTTTGACCGTTTTGTGCAGTTTCCGCTCAAACCCCTGGAGCTGGTGCGCAAACTGCCGCCTGCTTTTGTTGCCGGCTTTTTACGCGATAGCCTGGTCAAGCCTTTCATCAGCAGAGGAACACCGGTCTCTTTCGCAGACGTGCTGAAGAACGGGCTGGGCAAAACCTTTTGTGCATCGTTTTATTTCCCCTATGCGGAAAAATTGTGGGGATTGCCGCCGGAACAAATCGCCGCCGTGCAGGCACAGCGCCGTGTGGCAGCCAACAGCTTTTGGAAAATGGCGGCTAAGGTCCTGTACAGGATGCCTGGCTTGAAGCGGCCGGGCGCCGGGCGTTTCTTCTATCCGGCCGGGGGATTCGGCCAGATCAGCCGGGTACTGGCGCAAGAGGTGCAACGATTGGGTGGATCGCTAGCCACACGCGTGCAAATCGATCGCATGGAACAGCGGGCGGATCAAGGTTGGACTCTGTTTCTGCACAACGGAGAGACCGTGGAGGCGGATTATGTGTTTTCCACGATTCCGTTGACGGTTCTGACCCGGTTGATCCACCCGGTTGCGCCGGCCACGGTGATGCAGGCTGTGGAAGCGCTGCGCTTTCGCGCGATGGTGTTGCACTATGTGATTTTAGAGACCGATCAGTTCACTCCGTTCGACGCGCACTATTTCCCGCAAAAGGACTTGATCTTTTCTCGGCTGTCAGAAGCGAAAAACTATCGCCGCGCGGTCGAGCCGCGCGGCCGTACCGGTCTCTGCCTCGAGATCCCTTGTAATCCGGACAGCCCGGTCTGGAACCAAACAGATGCCGAGATCACGGCGTACGTGCTGGCCGATCTGCACAAAGCCGGCCTGCCGGTTCGCTGCCGCGTGATCAGTAGTTTTTCCAAGCGGCTAGCGTATGTGTATCCAGTGTACGATTTGGCTTTTTCCGATCATCTGCAAACGCTCGAAGACCATCTGTCCCGTTTTCCCCGGCTGATCCGTCTGGGCCGCCAGGGATTGTTCGTACACGACAACACCCATCATACCATCGAGATGGCCTACAAAGCCTCCGAGTGCCTTGACGACGACGGCCGCTGGTCCGGCGAGCAGTGGCAGCGCCATCTGACATCGTTCGCGCAGAATGTGGTTGAAGATTAAAAATCCATCGCTGCCTGGAATCCGCCGAGAGCAGGCTTGAACATCGGCGGCTCCGGGATCAAGCGTGCAGCACTTTCACTAAAAGGATGCGGGCATGGCGGAAAAACTGCAAAAAGTCAATCGCATGATCACCGATGACGCCAGTTCTGTTTTACAGCGTTATCAGAACATCGTGCTGGGCACCCGCCGGTTATGCTATTTGATCAAATACGAGTTCATCACCCTGTTCATTAGTCCGATCCCCGGCGCTCTGGGACTGGCGTTGCGAAAATGGCTGTATCCTCACCTGTTGCAGGCATGCGGAAAAGGGGTGATTTTCGGCAAGGATGTGGTGATCCGCCATGGATTGAAAATCCGCATCGGCTCCAAGGTGGTCATCGACGACGGCTGTGTGCTGGATGCGCGGGGAGACCATAACCGCGGCATCGTCATCGGCGATCGCGTGATCCTCGGCCGCCATACGGTTCTCGGCTGCAAGGACGGCAACATCACCATCGGCGACAACGTGGGTATCGGCACCTTTTCCATGCTGCACGCAGTGGGTGGAAACGAGCTGGTCCTGGAGGATTCGGCCCTGCTGGCGCCCTATGTCTACCTGGTCGGCGGCGGCACGCACACTTTCAGCGATCCCTCCATCCCGATCACGGAACAAGAGCTGGTTTACAAAGGGGGCATCACCCTGCATCGCAACTGCTGGTTGGGCGCGCGGGTCACGGTGCTGGATGGGGTCTCTATCGGCCGCGATGCGGTCCTCGGCGCCGGTGCGGTGGTCACAGAAAATATTCCTGATTTTGCCATCGCCGTGGGCGTTCCTGCCAAGGTAGTGAAACAGCGCAAATAGATTCATCAATTACAAAAGTTTCAATCCTGTCTTACACAAACGAAATTCCCGCCTGTTCAGAAAATATCCAGCAAATAACAATTGTAAATATTGCAATTAAATCTTATGGGGCCTGCGGCCCTTTTTTTGTTTTAATTAATTGATATTTATTGTCTTGAAAAAATGAGCTTCTGAAACTATTGGTATAATAATTGCTTTGAAGTGTGGTGTGCAAAGGGCCATAAAGTACGGTGGCTGTGGTTATCCTAACATCTATTTAATAATTTTAATCTTAAGCCAGTAGGCTGCCAGGGGGGATTTTCATTTTGTGGCATAGTATCGCAAAAATGAAAATCGAGTGTCCCAGGGAAGAAACAGATTGAGCCAACAAGCGCAATGATAGGGTTAAGGAGCGGAGGGATGGAAGACAGGGTGAGGAGAAGGGCGATCCTTTTAATCGGAATGATCGTTCTGTTCTCGCATATAGGAGATGGGGTGATCCCCGGATTGGGGGTTGACCGGGTGGAGGCGCAGACAGAGGATTATCATCGTTTTCTCGAAGAGAATTATGCGGACTCGTTGATCGAGAATTCCACTTATCCGGCATGGGTTTCTTATCAACTCTGGCTGCGCGATCTTGCCAGAAAGTTTTTCTACGAGACCATGAAATGGCAGCAGCCCGACGGCCGGATCTACTCATCTCTCAACAT encodes:
- a CDS encoding FAD-dependent oxidoreductase — its product is MMETGRKKLIVLGAGQAGLALAMKWLQRSSLQADVVVLEKADQVGGLAASFEHEGLIFDYGSHRLHPSTSPEILTELQNLLAGDLLDQTRYGRIRLFDRFVQFPLKPLELVRKLPPAFVAGFLRDSLVKPFISRGTPVSFADVLKNGLGKTFCASFYFPYAEKLWGLPPEQIAAVQAQRRVAANSFWKMAAKVLYRMPGLKRPGAGRFFYPAGGFGQISRVLAQEVQRLGGSLATRVQIDRMEQRADQGWTLFLHNGETVEADYVFSTIPLTVLTRLIHPVAPATVMQAVEALRFRAMVLHYVILETDQFTPFDAHYFPQKDLIFSRLSEAKNYRRAVEPRGRTGLCLEIPCNPDSPVWNQTDAEITAYVLADLHKAGLPVRCRVISSFSKRLAYVYPVYDLAFSDHLQTLEDHLSRFPRLIRLGRQGLFVHDNTHHTIEMAYKASECLDDDGRWSGEQWQRHLTSFAQNVVED
- a CDS encoding phenylacetate--CoA ligase family protein, with translation MIEFKIADFFYLNDLARTYWLMRRAEHWTTEKFLRYQADHLLPLLVHCSQLVPYYSTLFKKSGLSPARLNRENVLDQLRRLPLLDKEVLRAAPAQFMARNAQVYRPKAITTSGTTGTPLTVFWDRGSNVMELCSMQRFWRWAGFRIGQSFLDLRSRVFTHQDRHLSTQGRAQYIRNWKINSLEFNADLIDKTSLSDYYQVLLRYQPRLLRGHPQAMQKLALLLQESGMTGWKPRVITPTSEALYDFQKAEIARVWPAPILDHYGLKEHNAFFAQCPEGGYHIFPEYGITEIVDDDGVAVKPGEEGWIVATGLHNFAQPLLRYNTRDRGVAAGDERCSCGRTLPLIRSVIGRIDDCIYTENGARYSGMHFAFFGRKGIQKARLIQEDLHTVQVELVITPEFDQQEAEALREALSRKVNHQLNFTFVYRDDINQEKPGKFKFVVSRCHLQSADRP